In Planctomycetaceae bacterium, one genomic interval encodes:
- a CDS encoding sugar transferase, with translation MAAVLDTQVSLDALAQRPAPALPENFVYDIAKRATDVVLGTLLLILTAPLMLIAALLVKITSRGPVVFRQTRAGRGELPFTMYKFRTMRVGAEDDRTFLGHRNEKDGPVFKISDDPRLTPLGRLLRRSSIDELPQLFNVLAGHMSLVGPRPLWMPESLKIQGPERIRLAVKPGLTCLWQISGRSDLSFAQWMSLDQYYVQHRSLLLDALIMIQTLPVVLSGQGAY, from the coding sequence ATGGCCGCGGTACTCGATACTCAGGTTTCTCTGGACGCGCTGGCTCAGCGGCCCGCGCCGGCCCTGCCGGAAAATTTCGTTTACGACATCGCCAAGCGGGCCACCGACGTGGTGCTGGGGACGCTGCTGCTGATTCTGACGGCCCCGCTGATGCTGATCGCGGCGCTGCTGGTGAAGATCACCTCTCGCGGCCCGGTCGTATTCCGCCAGACGCGCGCGGGGCGGGGCGAGCTGCCCTTCACGATGTACAAGTTCCGCACGATGCGAGTCGGCGCCGAAGACGACCGCACCTTCCTGGGCCATCGCAACGAGAAGGACGGACCGGTCTTCAAGATCTCCGATGACCCGCGCCTCACGCCGCTGGGGCGACTGCTGCGAAGAAGCTCCATCGACGAACTGCCCCAGCTCTTCAACGTCCTGGCCGGGCACATGTCGCTGGTGGGTCCGCGACCGCTGTGGATGCCCGAGTCCTTGAAAATCCAGGGGCCCGAGCGCATCCGCCTGGCGGTCAAACCCGGGCTGACGTGCCTGTGGCAGATTTCAGGCCGCAGCGACCTGTCCTTCGCCCAGTGGATGAGCCTGGACCAGTACTACGTCCAGCATCGCAGCCTGCTGCTCGATGCGCTGATCATGATCCAGACCCTTCCGGTGGTTCTCTCGGGCCAAGGGGCGTATTGA
- a CDS encoding tetratricopeptide repeat protein, translated as MPERESQLGTYTNGLSLYHRQQYAAAADELSRLQGRGDLLGKVGTFYEGMALRAMGIEALKAGDYSAAEKHLRAAAVIMDNRADLAEHLACLYARTGRHDQCMAAVECQHEARQDDPAQHRRLALAQWRAGRRCDAYMTMHQAVRLFADDAGLLIQLGLFHAAEGDYAAARKAIAHAVELDCSNAQAHYRLGMVAAALGQVQAALRSFQRAYELDPADLTLAFQLPLVVRSAMQGGYQVFLRLPEPSIPVSPTAAGQLAAYLVAEPDYLVALLSLPPSDIDEDLFAMLADVMGIALARHESYADLHYYQARIHARIHRIDQAMSHARRCIAINPRYVQAWLLLAELLEGAGDATAAAASLQQAINAGGNWPDLHFRLAGLLKSLGQPQEAAEHATTALKLNPHYTPAAARRAA; from the coding sequence GTGCCCGAGCGAGAGAGCCAACTGGGGACCTATACCAACGGTCTGAGCCTTTACCACAGGCAGCAATACGCCGCCGCGGCCGACGAGTTGTCGCGCCTGCAGGGACGCGGCGACCTCCTGGGAAAGGTCGGCACCTTCTACGAAGGCATGGCGCTGCGGGCGATGGGGATCGAGGCCCTGAAGGCAGGCGACTATTCCGCCGCCGAGAAGCACCTCCGCGCCGCGGCCGTCATCATGGACAACCGCGCCGACCTGGCCGAGCACCTGGCGTGCCTCTACGCGCGAACCGGCCGACATGACCAATGCATGGCGGCGGTCGAGTGCCAGCACGAGGCAAGGCAGGACGACCCGGCGCAGCATCGCCGGCTTGCGCTGGCCCAATGGCGGGCCGGGCGGCGCTGCGACGCCTACATGACGATGCACCAGGCGGTGCGCCTGTTCGCCGACGACGCTGGGCTGCTGATACAGTTGGGCCTGTTCCACGCCGCGGAAGGCGACTACGCCGCCGCCCGCAAGGCTATCGCCCACGCCGTTGAACTCGACTGCTCCAACGCCCAGGCGCACTACCGGCTGGGGATGGTCGCCGCGGCCTTGGGGCAGGTGCAGGCGGCGCTGCGGAGTTTCCAGCGGGCGTACGAGCTGGACCCGGCCGATCTGACGCTGGCGTTTCAACTTCCCCTCGTTGTCCGCTCGGCCATGCAGGGCGGATACCAGGTCTTCCTGCGCCTGCCCGAACCGAGCATCCCGGTCAGTCCCACCGCGGCGGGGCAACTGGCGGCGTACCTGGTCGCCGAACCGGACTACCTGGTGGCGCTGCTGTCGCTGCCGCCCAGTGACATCGACGAGGACCTCTTCGCCATGCTGGCCGACGTGATGGGTATCGCCCTGGCGCGGCACGAGAGCTACGCCGACCTCCACTATTACCAGGCACGCATCCACGCGAGGATCCATCGCATCGATCAGGCCATGAGCCACGCCCGCCGCTGCATCGCGATTAACCCCCGCTACGTCCAGGCCTGGCTCCTGCTGGCCGAACTGCTCGAAGGCGCCGGCGACGCGACCGCGGCGGCAGCGAGCCTCCAGCAGGCCATCAACGCCGGAGGCAATTGGCCCGACCTGCACTTCCGCCTGGCGGGCTTGCTCAAGAGTCTCGGCCAGCCCCAAGAGGCCGCAGAACATGCGACAACCGCTTTGAAACTGAACCCGCACTACACGCCGGCGGCCGCCAGACGCGCCGCCTGA